The sequence TCCAATCAGCAAGGAACAGTGATGGTGTACTCGGCTGATACTGGCTATAATGAAAGATTTATCGATTTCTGTAAGGAGGTGAATTTACTTCTCATCGAATGCAGTTTTTTTAAAGCACAAAAGGGTTTCGTAAAAGGACATTTGTCAAGCGGTGAAGTTGGAGAAATTATTTCGAAAGCAAATGTTGAGGAAGCTGTCCTGACACATTTCCCGCATTTTGGCCAAGTTGATCAATTGGTAGAGGAAGTTAAAGCTTTTTGTGATAAAAAGATTTATCGTGCAAAGGAAGGTTTTTCTATCAAAATCTAATTCGGAGGAATTGAACATGAAAAAGAATTTCTTTAGAGGCTTACTATTTATTTTAGTTGCTTTATTTCTAGGAGCTTGTTCAAATTCTGGTTCAGAGGAAACCAGTACAAATACGAACAGTAATCATTCTGAATCTGAAGAAACTTCACCTTCAACTGAAGCAGGGCCAAAGATTGTCCGGATTGCTATGAGTACAGAGGTAGATAACTTAGACCCTTATTTATCCGCAGCAACTGATACGATGTCGATGATGGATAATGTGTTTGACGGGTTATTAGATACGAATGAAGCTGGGGAATTAGTGCCAGCAATCGCAGAGTCTTATGATATTTCCGATGATGGATTAACGTATACATTCAAACTAAAAGAGGGCATCAAGTTCCATGATGGTTCTGATTTAACAGCAGAAGATGTCATTTATTCTTATGAAAAACTTAGCGGATTAAACGGCGGAGAACCTCTTTCTTCTCAGTTTTCAGTCATTGAAAAAATTGAATCAGCTTCTGATTATGAAGTCGTGATTACACTAAAAGAAAAAAACTCCGCCTTTTTAGCTGCCAATATTCGTCCGATATTGCCAAGCGGATATGAAGAACAAAGCTCAAGTCCAATCGGGGCAGGTCCTTTTAAATTTAAAGAATATAAAGTAGGTCAGGAGTTAACGTTAGTAAAAAATGAAGATTACTATGACCAAGAAAATATTCCAGAAGCAGATGAAGTCCATTTTATGGTCATGCCTGATTCAGAGTCTTCGATTTTAGCGATGCAAGCAGGTGAAATTGATATTATTCCTGGAATTAGTTCTCAAGGCTTGCTCCAATTAGGGGATACGGTCAGTACTGTTTCCGGTCCGCAAAACATGGTTCAATTAATGGCGTTAAATAATAGCGTCGAGCCGTTAGATGATGTAAAGGTACGTCAAGCTATTAATCTAGCCATTGATAAAGATGTCATTATTGATACAGTAGCTGATGGTGAAGGATCAAAATTAGGTTCGAATTTTAGTCCAGCGATGGAATTTTATTATGAGCCAGGCTTAGAAGAATACTATGCTCCAAATATTGAAGAAGCAAAAAAATTGTTAGCTGAAGCTGGTTTAGCTGATGGTTTTACATTGGAATTAACGGTTCCATCGGACTACCAATTCCATGTCGATACAGCACAGGTAATTGCTGAACAGCTGAGTCAAATTGGCATTACCGTTGATATTAAGTTAATTGAGTTCAGCTCATGGTTAGAGGATGTATACCAAGGAGAACAATATGTTTCTACGATTATCGGATTTACAGGTAAGCTGGATCCTTATGAAATTTTAAGAAGATATGAAAGTGACTATGGCAGCAACTTTATCAACTACAGTAATCCTGAATATGATCAGCTGATTGCGGATGCATTGGCTGCAACCGATACGACTCAGATGGCAGATTTGTATAAAGAAGCACAACAGATGTTAACGGAAGAAGCTGTATCTGTATTTATTATGGATCCAAATCGCACCATCGCCATGAGAAAAGGGTTAGACGGCTTAAAAATGTACCCAATCCAAAAATTTAACTTAGAAGATCTTGTGTTTACTGAATAGTTAAAATAAGGGGATTTTAATATTGAGGTATCTTCTATATAAGTTATCTAGTTTTTTTATAACGATTGTTATCGTGTCACTAATGATCTTTTTCGTCTTTCAGCTATTACCGGGGAACCCGGCGCAAATTATTCTCGGTATTGATGCCGATCCTAAGCAGGTCGAACAGCTTGAAAAAGAATTAGGCTTGGACAAGCCGCCAGTCGAACGATATACCGATTGGGTGTCTGGAGTTATTCAAGGTGATTTAGGCGAATCTCTCCGTTACCAGCTGCCGGTCAGTGACATTATTGCGGAACGTTTACCGGTAACCTTCTCATTAGCGATTGTTTCATTACTTCTTACTATTTTGATCGGGCTGCCTCTAGGCATATTTATCGCCCGGTCAGATGGTAAATGGATCTCCGTTATTTTAAATATGTTCACACAGTTAGGTATTTCGATTCCGTCCTTTTGGTTTGGCTTTATGCTGATTTTAGTATTTGCAGTCATATTACAGCTATTTCCAAGCTTTGGGTATGTGTCTTGGTCCGAGGATTTCTTTGGTGCACTGCGATCGTTCTTTTTACCTTCGCTTGCCATAGCGATTGGGAATATCGCTGTGGTGATACGATATTTGCGAAATACGCTATTGGATCAATCCAACATGGATTATGTTCGAACCGCCAGATGTAAAGGATTGAGTGAAAGAATCATTGTTTATAAGCATATTCTAAGAAACTCGTTAATTCCTGTTTTAACGATTATGGGTTTGATTGTAGCCGATACTCTTGGCGGCAGTATTATTATTGAAAATGTATTCGCGCTCCCGGGTCTAGGCAGTCTTTTGATTCAGTCGATTACATCTAGAGACTTCCCCTTGGTACAATCAATGGTCCTTTATATTGCGGTTCTCGTGCTTTTCATCAATTTTATTGTCGATCTATTGTATAAAGTTGTCGATCCGCGAATAAGGCTGAAGGGGTGACAGTTGTGAAGAAAAGGAGAAGTATTCCGTTTTTTGTAGGAATTGGTTTAGTGGGACTGCTCGCTTTCATGATGATTGTGAGCTGGTTTTATACGCCATATGATCCAAATTCGATGGACACAGTCAATCGATTAGCAGCTCCTTCTTGGGAGCATCTTTTTGGTACTGATAATTTTGGCAGGGATATTTTTAGCCGTGTAATGGAAGGATCGCAAACCGCATTTATCATCGGGATTTCATCCGTTTCAGTTGGATTATTTTTTGGCTTTTTAATTGGTGCCAGCGCGGGTTATTTTGGCGGCTGGATCGATGAATTAGCGATGCGGTTTATTGATGCGATGTTTGCCTTTCCTGGAATTCTATTAGCCATTATGCTTATTTCTGTTTTTGAACCTGGCATAAAGAATACGATTCTCGCCCTAGGTATCATGAGTATCCCTTCATTTGCCCGGATTATCCGCTCAAGCTTTATTCAATATAAGCAGTATGATTTCGTTAAAGCGAGTATAGCCAAAGGGGCAAGTTCGTTTCGCATTATTTTTCATCATATATTACCGAATGCATCGTCACCGATCCTAGTTGCGGCATCCCTAAGTTTTTCAGGAGCGATCCTTGCTGAATCGGGATTAAGTTATCTGGGAATTGGTGTTCAGCCGCCAGACCCGAGCTGGGGGCGGATGCTGAAGGAAGCACAGCCTTATATTGCGTCTGCACCATGGTATGTCGTGATCACAGGGGTAATTATTACGATTATGGTGTTAGGCTTTAATTTGCTGGGTGACGGTATTCGAGATAAACAGGATAAAAAAGCGTAGGAGGGTGGACATTGACTGCACCTCTATTGTCTGTAGAAAATTTAGAAGTATCATTAGAATTGATCGATGGACATTTTAAAGCGTTAGAAGATATATCTTTTTCTGTGTTGTCAGGAGAGGTAGTGGGCATTGTTGGAGAGTCAGGCTGCGGCAAAAGTCTGACATCACAGGCAATTATGGGAATTCTTCCGAAAAATGCATCGGTTCAAAAGGGCCGTATTTGGTTTAAAAATAAAAACTTAGCAGAATACGATGAAAAGCAGTGGCAAGGGACAAGGGGAAAATCGATCTCCATGATTTTTCAAGAGCCGATGACATCTCTGAATCCACTTATGACCATCGGTAATCAAATTGGCGAGGTTTTAAAGCGACATACAAATTTTTCAAAGGCAGAAATAAAAAATCGAACCATTGCGCTGATGAAAGAGATTGGTTTACCTGATCCAGAGAAGATCCATAGAGCCTATCCGCATCAGCTATCAGGCGGAATGCGCCAGCGAATCATCATTGCGATTGCTTTAATTGCTGAACCTGATTTGATTATCGCTGATGAACCAACGACCGCACTGGACGTTACGATTCAGGCACAAATTTTAGAGCTATTTCAAAAAATTAAACACTCTAGAGCAACCTCCATGATTTTTATTTCTCATGATTTAGGAGTTATTAAACATATTTGTGATCGTGTGCTTGTCATGTATGCGGGGCGAATTGTGGAGGAAGGGCCAGCTACAGAAATACTAAAACATCCCAAGCATCCTTATACAAAGGGTTTGATTCAGTCAATTCCCGATCATAAAAAAA comes from Bacillus oleivorans and encodes:
- a CDS encoding ABC transporter substrate-binding protein — translated: MKKNFFRGLLFILVALFLGACSNSGSEETSTNTNSNHSESEETSPSTEAGPKIVRIAMSTEVDNLDPYLSAATDTMSMMDNVFDGLLDTNEAGELVPAIAESYDISDDGLTYTFKLKEGIKFHDGSDLTAEDVIYSYEKLSGLNGGEPLSSQFSVIEKIESASDYEVVITLKEKNSAFLAANIRPILPSGYEEQSSSPIGAGPFKFKEYKVGQELTLVKNEDYYDQENIPEADEVHFMVMPDSESSILAMQAGEIDIIPGISSQGLLQLGDTVSTVSGPQNMVQLMALNNSVEPLDDVKVRQAINLAIDKDVIIDTVADGEGSKLGSNFSPAMEFYYEPGLEEYYAPNIEEAKKLLAEAGLADGFTLELTVPSDYQFHVDTAQVIAEQLSQIGITVDIKLIEFSSWLEDVYQGEQYVSTIIGFTGKLDPYEILRRYESDYGSNFINYSNPEYDQLIADALAATDTTQMADLYKEAQQMLTEEAVSVFIMDPNRTIAMRKGLDGLKMYPIQKFNLEDLVFTE
- a CDS encoding ABC transporter permease, which gives rise to MKKRRSIPFFVGIGLVGLLAFMMIVSWFYTPYDPNSMDTVNRLAAPSWEHLFGTDNFGRDIFSRVMEGSQTAFIIGISSVSVGLFFGFLIGASAGYFGGWIDELAMRFIDAMFAFPGILLAIMLISVFEPGIKNTILALGIMSIPSFARIIRSSFIQYKQYDFVKASIAKGASSFRIIFHHILPNASSPILVAASLSFSGAILAESGLSYLGIGVQPPDPSWGRMLKEAQPYIASAPWYVVITGVIITIMVLGFNLLGDGIRDKQDKKA
- a CDS encoding ABC transporter ATP-binding protein, coding for MTAPLLSVENLEVSLELIDGHFKALEDISFSVLSGEVVGIVGESGCGKSLTSQAIMGILPKNASVQKGRIWFKNKNLAEYDEKQWQGTRGKSISMIFQEPMTSLNPLMTIGNQIGEVLKRHTNFSKAEIKNRTIALMKEIGLPDPEKIHRAYPHQLSGGMRQRIIIAIALIAEPDLIIADEPTTALDVTIQAQILELFQKIKHSRATSMIFISHDLGVIKHICDRVLVMYAGRIVEEGPATEILKHPKHPYTKGLIQSIPDHKKSGQVLYTIPGKVPMLKERNTGCPFADRCPHVMDICYTDFPEENRSDNQSVFCHLYSKVGEVVS
- a CDS encoding ABC transporter permease — its product is MRYLLYKLSSFFITIVIVSLMIFFVFQLLPGNPAQIILGIDADPKQVEQLEKELGLDKPPVERYTDWVSGVIQGDLGESLRYQLPVSDIIAERLPVTFSLAIVSLLLTILIGLPLGIFIARSDGKWISVILNMFTQLGISIPSFWFGFMLILVFAVILQLFPSFGYVSWSEDFFGALRSFFLPSLAIAIGNIAVVIRYLRNTLLDQSNMDYVRTARCKGLSERIIVYKHILRNSLIPVLTIMGLIVADTLGGSIIIENVFALPGLGSLLIQSITSRDFPLVQSMVLYIAVLVLFINFIVDLLYKVVDPRIRLKG